The DNA window CTGACAATGTCCAGCCCTTCAAGCTCCTCCCTCAGCTCCTCCAGCGTTCCGGTCATTCCGCTCACGTCTATGACCGCGACGAGTCCGGCCAGACCGATGGAGGAGAGTTCCTCCGATTCGCTGAAGAGTATGTTCGCCCCGTGCCTCCCAAAGAGGCCGCTTATCTTTGCCAAAACCCCCGGTCTGTCCTCGACGACGAGCTCCACTTCCACCAGCCGCTTCCCG is part of the Thermococcus sp. 21S7 genome and encodes:
- a CDS encoding ACT domain-containing protein; the encoded protein is MRHYEIVRIRENGKVELPRDYAYELGMVEGAYFLLEIDTDLNEVHMERIALPGKRLVEVELVVEDRPGVLAKISGLFGRHGANILFSESEELSSIGLAGLVAVIDVSGMTGTLEELREELEGLDIVREARLKPLE